A region from the uncultured Holophaga sp. genome encodes:
- a CDS encoding DUF4388 domain-containing protein gives MALEGSLRDFDLFSLFNMIKTQGKSGTLVLSRGQEFVKVFFEQGDVVGCDSNQVRIEDRVGAMLVRLGRLSGDELLALIQLQRQTLKRMGTLLLESGKITPQDLQDALFSQAMSVIYRTFRWVEGDYRFDSILPVELDRENFPAIPVDTVLMEAARVMDEWPEVQRRLPDHATVLCKSSRAMALQLDIEQELSGVFDGGQTTSGGSSGLSHEQETVLTYFAEPQSIAGALQITRYDELDTCKRIAELLESGLLEVALQAIPVPPPAWGAAPQSATSQREPAKPLSWFWAIVAILLAAPLLTYVRSGRESLNQGLASLQRADIRTVSDPDTRDRQDWALRLASPADGGVGLANRVGIVLEKARNPVPDFRRLPEPGAPARESGGAPSAR, from the coding sequence ATGGCACTCGAAGGCTCTCTACGCGATTTCGATCTCTTCTCCCTCTTCAACATGATCAAGACCCAGGGGAAGAGCGGCACCCTGGTCCTGTCGCGGGGGCAAGAGTTCGTCAAGGTCTTCTTCGAGCAGGGGGACGTGGTCGGGTGTGACTCCAACCAGGTCCGCATCGAGGACCGGGTGGGAGCCATGCTGGTCCGCCTGGGTCGCCTCTCGGGTGACGAGCTGCTCGCTCTGATCCAGCTCCAGCGTCAGACCCTCAAGCGCATGGGGACCCTTCTTCTGGAGTCGGGGAAGATTACCCCCCAGGACCTCCAGGACGCCCTCTTCAGCCAGGCCATGTCTGTCATCTATCGGACTTTCCGCTGGGTGGAGGGGGACTACCGCTTCGACTCCATCCTGCCCGTGGAACTGGATCGGGAGAACTTCCCCGCCATCCCGGTGGATACGGTCCTCATGGAGGCCGCCCGGGTGATGGACGAGTGGCCCGAGGTCCAGCGTCGGCTGCCCGATCACGCCACGGTGCTCTGCAAGTCCTCCCGTGCCATGGCGCTCCAGCTGGACATCGAGCAGGAGTTGTCCGGAGTCTTCGATGGAGGGCAGACCACCAGCGGCGGATCCTCGGGCCTGAGCCACGAGCAGGAGACTGTCCTGACCTACTTCGCGGAGCCCCAGAGCATCGCCGGGGCGCTGCAGATCACCCGTTACGATGAGTTGGACACCTGCAAGCGCATTGCCGAACTCCTGGAGTCCGGGCTGCTTGAGGTGGCCCTCCAGGCCATCCCTGTCCCCCCACCCGCCTGGGGGGCCGCGCCCCAGTCGGCCACCAGCCAGCGCGAGCCCGCCAAGCCCCTCTCCTGGTTCTGGGCCATCGTGGCCATTTTGTTGGCGGCCCCTCTATTGACCTATGTCCGGAGCGGAAGGGAGTCCCTGAATCAGGGGCTGGCGAGTCTCCAGCGTGCTGATATCCGCACGGTCAGCGATCCCGATACGCGGGACCGACAAGACTGGGCCCTGCGCCTGGCCAGTCCGGCCGACGGCGGAGTGGGCCTGGCCAACCGGGTCGGCATCGTGCTGGAGAAGGCGCGGAATCCGGTTCCTGACTTCCGGCGGCTTCCCGAACCCGGAGCTCCCGCCAGGGAATCTGGCGGAGCGCCTAGCGCCCGCTGA